In the genome of Tautonia marina, one region contains:
- a CDS encoding DUF1501 domain-containing protein → MHPILDAIHRSRRDFLTGSASGIGLAALASMLGEQGLLAAPLSDARVSERRDDPLAPRPPHFEPRAKACICIYLEGGPSQMDLFDPKPELNTLDGQPLPESFTENVRFAFIQKESATVMGSPRDFRPRGECGMELSDLLPHLGQCADDLALIRSMHTDQFNHHPGQLMMNTGSPMFGRPSVGSWLTYGLGSESRDLPGYVVLTTGRGTSGGTSNWSSGFLPSTYSGVLFRDQGDPVLHLSNPPGLSRDLQRESIDAISALNARRFDAVRDQEINSRIASYELAFRMQSSAPELINLSGETDETLELYGVGREDPEGGGRGGGAGVYNQFATNCLLARRLVERGVRFVNIYHASWDHHSNLDAELAFNCGMADRPVAALITDLKRRGLLDSTLVLWCSEFGRTPLGENRPGFAKVTGRDHHPFAFSQFLAGGGIKGGQVIGKTDPIGWNVVEDPVHVHDYHATILKLFGFDHTQLTYRYQGRDFRLTDVAGQVVDRLIA, encoded by the coding sequence ATGCATCCGATCCTCGACGCCATCCACCGATCCCGACGCGACTTTCTGACCGGTTCGGCCTCCGGGATCGGCCTGGCCGCTCTGGCCTCGATGCTTGGCGAACAGGGGTTGCTCGCCGCTCCGCTCTCGGATGCAAGGGTTTCCGAGCGGCGGGATGATCCCCTTGCCCCGCGCCCCCCCCACTTCGAGCCACGGGCGAAGGCGTGTATCTGCATCTATCTCGAAGGCGGCCCGAGCCAGATGGATCTGTTTGATCCGAAGCCCGAGCTGAACACGCTCGACGGCCAGCCGTTGCCCGAGTCGTTTACCGAGAACGTCCGGTTCGCCTTCATTCAGAAGGAGTCGGCGACGGTCATGGGCTCTCCCCGAGACTTCCGCCCAAGGGGAGAATGCGGGATGGAGCTGTCCGACCTCTTGCCGCACCTTGGGCAGTGTGCCGACGACCTGGCCCTGATCCGGTCCATGCATACTGACCAGTTCAATCACCACCCCGGCCAGTTGATGATGAATACCGGCTCGCCGATGTTCGGCCGCCCGAGTGTCGGGTCGTGGTTGACGTATGGGCTGGGAAGCGAATCACGGGATCTTCCCGGATACGTCGTACTCACCACCGGCCGAGGCACCAGCGGCGGAACCTCGAACTGGTCGAGTGGCTTCCTTCCGTCAACCTATTCCGGGGTCCTCTTTCGGGATCAAGGCGACCCGGTCTTGCACCTGAGCAATCCCCCGGGCCTCTCCCGTGACCTGCAGCGCGAGTCGATCGACGCCATCTCCGCCCTCAACGCCAGGCGGTTCGACGCCGTCCGGGACCAGGAGATCAACAGCCGGATCGCTTCCTACGAACTGGCCTTTCGAATGCAATCCTCCGCTCCGGAACTAATCAATCTCTCAGGAGAGACCGACGAGACGCTCGAACTCTACGGTGTCGGTCGCGAGGACCCCGAAGGAGGCGGACGGGGGGGCGGAGCCGGCGTTTACAACCAGTTCGCCACCAACTGCCTGCTGGCCCGTCGCCTGGTCGAGCGAGGCGTCCGGTTCGTCAATATCTATCATGCCTCGTGGGATCATCACAGCAATCTCGATGCTGAACTTGCGTTCAATTGCGGGATGGCCGATCGGCCGGTCGCGGCCCTAATTACCGACCTCAAGCGCCGCGGATTGCTCGATTCCACGCTCGTCCTCTGGTGCTCCGAATTTGGCCGCACGCCGCTGGGAGAAAACCGACCGGGCTTCGCGAAGGTCACGGGTCGAGACCATCACCCCTTCGCCTTCTCGCAGTTCCTGGCCGGAGGAGGCATCAAGGGTGGACAGGTCATCGGCAAGACCGACCCGATCGGGTGGAACGTCGTCGAGGACCCAGTCCATGTCCACGACTATCACGCCACGATTCTGAAACTCTTCGGATTCGACCACACCCAACTCACCTATCGCTACCAGGGGCGAGACTTCCGCCTCACCGATGTGGCCGGCCAGGTGGTCGATCGCCTGATCGCCTGA
- a CDS encoding DUF1553 domain-containing protein, with protein MNGDLTRSPMAALRVFVLGIVPLVSMAKAFEEPAAEDVLPPPVNRPIDFQADIQPIFSARCVSCHGPEAQKSGLRLDSREAMLTGGDLGSSIEAGNSAESLLIHKVTGFEGESVMPPSGDPLSDLEIGLLRAWIDQGAPGERSESSSPTLRRTSNHWAFQPIERPEPPAVADKSWVRNPIDAFILDRLEREGIAPSPEADRATLIRRLSLDLLGIPPTPEEVDAFVQDPASNAVETLVDRLLSSPHYGERWGRHWLDLARYADSDGYEKDNPRPEAFRFRDWVINALNSDLPFDRFTIEQLAGDLLPDASLEQRTAAGFHRNTLTNTEGGVDQEEFRIAAVVDRVNTTGTVWLGLTVGCAQCHTHKYDPITQREYYQLFAFFNASDEENLPLEPPAPDDSSEETDKPKAKAPVPHIRTFREPPPESRRSTHILIRGDFLRPGESVDPETFEVLPPMAPDGDDPDRLDLAQWLVDPENPLTARVTVNRVWFHLFGRALVPTMDDFGIQGEPPSHPELLDWLASEFQRLGWSQKSLIRTIVLSATYRQASASRPELDDRDPQNVWLARQNRVRLEAEAIRDASLAVAGLLSTKVGGPSVFPPQPPGISDLTYARSARWQESSGEDRYRRGLYTFFRRTSPYPMLTTFDAPDANVCAVGRETSNTPLQALTLLNDAVFVECARSLALRVARESEDETVARAFRLALGRAPSSDEQQILESLYQEFLADFRDDPEAVSKLLGATSVPDDLPSEQVAALTATARVLLNLDEFMTRE; from the coding sequence ATGAACGGGGACCTCACCCGATCTCCGATGGCAGCGCTGAGGGTTTTCGTCCTCGGAATTGTCCCGCTCGTCTCGATGGCGAAGGCGTTTGAGGAACCGGCCGCAGAGGATGTTCTGCCTCCCCCCGTCAATCGCCCGATCGACTTTCAGGCCGACATTCAACCGATTTTCAGCGCTCGGTGTGTGTCATGTCATGGTCCCGAGGCCCAGAAGTCGGGCCTTCGGCTTGACTCCCGAGAGGCGATGCTCACAGGTGGGGATCTTGGTTCGTCCATCGAGGCGGGAAATAGTGCCGAAAGTCTCCTGATTCACAAGGTCACGGGGTTCGAAGGGGAATCCGTGATGCCCCCGAGCGGCGACCCGCTCTCGGACCTTGAGATTGGTTTGCTCCGAGCCTGGATCGATCAGGGGGCCCCGGGTGAGCGGTCCGAATCCTCGTCACCAACGCTCCGACGCACCAGCAATCACTGGGCCTTTCAACCGATCGAACGCCCCGAGCCTCCCGCGGTTGCGGATAAGTCCTGGGTTCGGAATCCCATCGATGCCTTCATCCTCGATCGTCTGGAGCGCGAGGGAATTGCCCCTTCCCCTGAGGCGGATCGCGCGACCTTGATCCGTCGGCTTTCGCTGGATCTGCTGGGAATCCCGCCGACTCCGGAGGAAGTCGATGCGTTCGTCCAGGACCCGGCGTCGAACGCGGTCGAGACCCTCGTCGATCGCCTTCTGTCCAGCCCTCACTACGGGGAGCGCTGGGGACGCCACTGGCTTGACCTCGCCCGATACGCCGACAGCGACGGCTACGAGAAGGATAACCCCCGGCCCGAGGCCTTCCGATTCCGAGACTGGGTGATCAACGCCCTGAACTCCGACCTTCCCTTCGACCGGTTCACGATCGAGCAACTCGCTGGCGACCTCCTGCCCGACGCCTCGCTCGAGCAACGGACGGCGGCCGGGTTTCATCGGAACACCTTGACGAACACCGAAGGAGGGGTTGACCAGGAAGAATTCCGGATCGCCGCCGTGGTCGATCGCGTCAACACGACCGGCACCGTCTGGCTGGGCCTCACGGTCGGCTGCGCTCAGTGCCACACCCACAAGTACGATCCGATCACGCAACGCGAATACTATCAGTTGTTCGCCTTCTTCAATGCGAGTGACGAGGAGAATCTGCCGCTCGAACCCCCAGCTCCCGACGATTCGTCCGAGGAGACGGACAAGCCCAAGGCAAAAGCCCCCGTCCCCCATATCAGGACGTTCCGGGAACCTCCTCCCGAGTCCCGACGATCGACGCACATCCTCATCCGGGGAGACTTCCTCCGTCCCGGCGAATCGGTCGATCCCGAGACGTTCGAGGTCCTCCCCCCGATGGCTCCCGACGGAGATGACCCCGATCGGCTTGACCTTGCCCAATGGCTCGTCGATCCCGAGAACCCCTTGACGGCCCGAGTCACGGTCAACCGCGTCTGGTTCCATCTGTTCGGTCGAGCGCTCGTGCCGACGATGGATGACTTCGGTATTCAAGGCGAGCCGCCAAGTCACCCGGAACTGCTCGACTGGCTTGCCTCGGAGTTCCAGCGCCTTGGCTGGAGTCAGAAGTCCTTGATTCGAACGATCGTCCTGTCCGCGACCTATCGGCAGGCATCCGCCTCCCGCCCCGAACTCGACGATCGCGACCCTCAGAACGTCTGGCTGGCTCGTCAGAACCGGGTACGGCTGGAAGCTGAGGCAATCCGTGATGCCTCGCTCGCCGTCGCCGGGCTCTTGAGTACGAAGGTCGGCGGCCCGAGCGTCTTTCCTCCTCAGCCGCCGGGGATTTCGGACCTGACCTACGCCCGAAGCGCCCGATGGCAAGAGAGTAGCGGTGAGGATCGCTACCGTCGGGGGCTCTACACCTTCTTCCGACGGACCAGCCCCTACCCGATGCTCACGACATTCGACGCCCCCGATGCCAACGTCTGCGCCGTGGGACGCGAAACGTCGAACACCCCGCTCCAGGCGCTGACGCTTCTCAATGACGCCGTCTTCGTGGAGTGTGCCCGATCGCTGGCCTTGAGGGTCGCCCGGGAATCGGAGGACGAGACCGTTGCCCGAGCTTTTCGGCTGGCGCTTGGTCGCGCTCCCTCCTCAGACGAGCAGCAGATTCTTGAGTCGCTCTACCAGGAGTTTCTTGCGGACTTCCGAGACGATCCGGAAGCCGTTTCGAAGCTGCTCGGGGCCACCTCAGTCCCCGACGACTTGCCCTCTGAGCAGGTTGCCGCCCTGACCGCCACGGCTCGGGTCCTCCTGAACCTCGACGAATTCATGACCAGGGAATGA
- a CDS encoding alpha/beta fold hydrolase, with protein MGLAPSLVLKAALLLGGVHPAPTIEPSEFQDWFLASFDGTLELDDDLTERVQEFRYVFVMGLMNERSPGYLEQNVRELKQLGVPSSRIHRIAPSSDASFRENLDEIRAAFKEIADQGPEPMVIIGHSRGACDALAFALHEAEFISERVVALFLVQGPFGGSGAADYVLGSGVPMDRQIPPPARALANLFRNAEARKLERGKHSGIVDLTSDASERFWKRLLDSRRSSIPIVGPRTFYIEATVPPSRQPPLRRPVARYLETYYGPNDGLVAAGDQYLPELGTRLGMLEVSHMDLTHRFPAARPQRRLRGALVQAIAVSVGRVKRGKHDLSDRTDQDSSPR; from the coding sequence ATGGGATTGGCACCTTCCCTCGTGCTCAAAGCGGCCTTGCTCCTCGGAGGAGTTCACCCTGCGCCAACGATCGAGCCATCGGAGTTTCAAGACTGGTTTCTCGCATCCTTTGATGGCACCCTGGAGCTCGATGACGATCTCACCGAGCGTGTCCAGGAATTTCGGTACGTTTTCGTGATGGGGTTGATGAATGAACGATCACCGGGGTATCTCGAGCAGAATGTTCGGGAATTGAAACAGTTGGGAGTTCCGTCGAGCAGGATTCACCGCATCGCCCCCAGCTCCGATGCGAGCTTCCGGGAGAACCTTGACGAGATTCGGGCCGCCTTCAAGGAGATCGCCGATCAAGGCCCAGAACCGATGGTCATTATCGGGCACAGTCGAGGGGCTTGCGACGCCTTGGCCTTTGCCCTTCACGAAGCCGAGTTCATTAGCGAGCGAGTGGTAGCCTTGTTCCTGGTTCAAGGCCCATTCGGCGGAAGCGGAGCGGCGGATTACGTGCTCGGGAGCGGTGTTCCCATGGACCGGCAAATTCCGCCTCCGGCGCGAGCGCTGGCAAACCTTTTTCGCAATGCCGAGGCACGGAAGCTGGAACGCGGGAAGCATTCAGGCATTGTCGATTTGACCAGCGACGCTTCGGAACGCTTCTGGAAACGCCTGCTTGATTCCCGACGATCGTCCATTCCGATCGTGGGCCCACGAACCTTCTACATCGAGGCCACGGTCCCTCCTTCCCGACAGCCACCCTTGCGCCGCCCCGTCGCACGCTATCTTGAAACGTATTATGGTCCGAATGACGGGTTGGTGGCCGCCGGTGATCAGTACTTGCCGGAACTGGGGACTCGGCTCGGCATGCTGGAAGTCAGCCACATGGATTTGACGCATCGATTCCCCGCCGCTCGACCTCAGCGTCGGCTCCGAGGCGCTCTGGTCCAGGCGATCGCCGTCTCCGTCGGTCGCGTGAAGAGGGGCAAACACGACCTCAGCGATCGAACCGATCAAGATTCCTCGCCGAGATAA
- a CDS encoding DUF3656 domain-containing U32 family peptidase yields MAILHRRGVRGYVTLNTLIFPAELERVEQIVRRVAAAGVDAAIVQDLGLARLIRSITPDLEIHASTQMSITSSAGIRMAEDLGCSRVILARELSLREIAKVTEQSRLPVEVFVHGALCVAYSGQCLTSEALGGRSANRGECAQACRMEYEVIRDGERVDLGDVSYLLSPQDLAAYDLIPELVALGVSSVKIEGRLKSPEYVANITKNYRRSIDAAVSGRPDPISDRDIYEMEMSFSRGFSHGFLDGNNHKRLVRGDYAKKRGVFLGRVVEVVGDRLRVELASPVKPGDGVVLDADSRTGAPEQGGRVYVVDRPGKGRRPGTTVTATGPEGLSAGPALLGFGRHDLNLGRVVPGQRLWKTDDPELSKRLKKTFEGPSKRRVDLDLRVRAIAGEALVIEGTTITGYHARVESVAPLEPAITRATDEVAVRKQLDRLGGSIYQLRSLEVILEGEPMIPLSLLNELRRSLVDRLDEAAATAPERSIAEVSVLPSLRASLQSLAAEEAPSIPTEEPNVLALCRTIEQVEAAQSSGVSTLYLDFHDIKRYAEAVRIARRGAASPEVWIATTRIEKPGEANLFRYLAKQGADGLLVRNAGGIAFCAHQQIPFVADFSLNAANDLTVEWLKARGAARVTASYDLSADQLFDLLRATPSAWLEIVIHQQIPMFHMEHCVFCAVLSPGTNKTNCGRPCDHHEVSLRDRVGKEHPLTADIGCRNTLFNAVPQTAAEFLPALIRKGLRHLRVEFLNDGPEAVEHVLSLYRDAIDGRRDARLLWKALKATNHYGVTRGQLAVL; encoded by the coding sequence ATGGCAATCCTGCATCGCCGGGGGGTCCGAGGGTATGTCACCCTCAATACGTTGATCTTCCCCGCCGAGCTGGAACGGGTTGAGCAAATCGTTCGACGAGTTGCCGCCGCGGGAGTCGATGCGGCCATTGTCCAGGATCTCGGTCTTGCGCGATTGATTCGGAGCATCACGCCGGACCTAGAGATCCACGCCTCGACCCAGATGTCGATCACCAGCTCGGCGGGGATCCGCATGGCCGAGGACCTGGGCTGTTCGCGGGTCATTCTGGCTCGGGAGTTGTCGCTCCGTGAGATCGCGAAGGTGACGGAGCAGTCACGCCTTCCGGTCGAGGTGTTTGTTCACGGGGCGCTCTGTGTCGCCTATTCCGGACAGTGCCTGACCAGCGAGGCACTGGGCGGTCGGTCGGCCAATCGAGGAGAGTGTGCCCAGGCCTGCCGAATGGAATATGAGGTGATCCGGGATGGAGAGCGGGTGGATTTGGGAGATGTGTCGTACCTCCTCAGTCCGCAGGATCTGGCAGCGTACGACCTGATTCCGGAGCTGGTCGCGCTCGGCGTTTCCAGCGTGAAGATCGAGGGCCGCCTCAAAAGCCCGGAATATGTCGCCAATATCACCAAAAACTACCGACGGTCGATTGACGCGGCCGTCAGTGGTCGGCCCGATCCGATCAGTGACCGCGACATCTACGAGATGGAGATGTCCTTTTCCCGAGGGTTCAGCCACGGCTTCCTCGACGGGAACAACCACAAGCGACTGGTTCGAGGCGATTACGCGAAGAAACGCGGCGTGTTCCTGGGACGGGTGGTCGAGGTCGTCGGTGATCGGCTTCGGGTCGAACTCGCCTCGCCGGTAAAACCCGGTGATGGCGTGGTCCTCGACGCCGACTCCCGGACCGGAGCGCCGGAGCAGGGGGGGCGAGTCTACGTGGTCGATCGTCCCGGCAAAGGGCGTCGGCCCGGTACGACAGTGACGGCGACGGGTCCGGAAGGGCTCTCGGCTGGACCGGCATTGCTCGGCTTTGGCCGTCATGATCTCAATCTTGGACGAGTCGTTCCCGGCCAGCGCCTCTGGAAAACCGACGATCCGGAGCTGAGCAAGCGGCTGAAGAAGACCTTCGAAGGTCCGTCGAAACGTCGAGTGGACCTCGATCTCCGCGTTCGGGCGATCGCCGGTGAAGCGTTGGTCATCGAAGGAACAACGATCACCGGCTACCATGCACGGGTCGAATCGGTCGCTCCGCTCGAACCGGCGATCACTCGCGCAACCGACGAGGTGGCAGTTCGGAAGCAGCTTGATCGGCTCGGTGGATCGATCTATCAGCTTCGATCGCTGGAGGTGATCCTCGAAGGCGAGCCGATGATCCCGCTCAGCCTGCTCAACGAGCTGAGAAGGTCACTCGTCGATCGACTCGACGAAGCCGCCGCGACGGCTCCCGAACGATCCATCGCCGAAGTCTCGGTGTTGCCAAGTCTCAGAGCGTCGCTTCAGTCGCTCGCGGCCGAGGAGGCTCCATCCATCCCAACGGAGGAGCCGAACGTGTTGGCCCTCTGTCGGACCATCGAGCAAGTGGAGGCCGCGCAATCGTCCGGGGTCTCGACGCTCTATCTCGATTTCCATGACATCAAGCGATATGCCGAGGCTGTGAGGATCGCCCGTCGAGGAGCGGCGTCACCGGAGGTCTGGATCGCAACCACCCGCATCGAGAAGCCCGGAGAGGCGAACCTGTTTCGCTATCTGGCCAAGCAAGGAGCCGATGGGCTCCTCGTGCGAAACGCAGGGGGGATCGCCTTCTGTGCTCATCAACAGATTCCGTTCGTCGCGGATTTTTCCCTGAACGCCGCGAACGACCTGACGGTCGAATGGCTGAAAGCTCGAGGAGCGGCTCGGGTCACAGCCTCGTACGACCTGAGCGCCGACCAGTTGTTCGACCTGCTACGCGCGACTCCGTCGGCCTGGCTTGAGATCGTCATTCATCAGCAAATCCCCATGTTCCACATGGAGCATTGCGTTTTTTGCGCCGTGCTTTCGCCCGGTACGAATAAGACCAATTGCGGTCGTCCCTGCGATCATCATGAGGTGTCTCTAAGGGATCGCGTGGGTAAGGAGCATCCCCTGACTGCCGATATTGGTTGCCGGAACACGCTGTTCAACGCCGTTCCGCAAACGGCCGCGGAGTTCCTGCCAGCATTGATCCGTAAAGGGCTCCGACATCTGAGGGTCGAGTTTCTGAACGACGGCCCGGAGGCGGTCGAGCATGTGCTGAGTCTCTATCGCGACGCGATCGACGGCCGTCGGGATGCCCGGTTGCTCTGGAAGGCCTTGAAGGCCACCAACCACTACGGCGTCACCCGAGGTCAGCTCGCGGTGCTCTGA
- a CDS encoding P-II family nitrogen regulator, giving the protein MKLIIAIIQPTKLEAVKLALSKVEVHRLTVMDVQGFGRQRGFTEVYRGHEFTVNLLRKIELQIAVNEDFVEPTINAIIDAARTGKDGAIGDGKIFILPLEDCIRIRTGECGPEAI; this is encoded by the coding sequence ATGAAGCTGATCATCGCGATTATTCAACCAACCAAACTGGAGGCGGTGAAACTCGCGCTCTCGAAGGTCGAAGTCCACCGGTTGACGGTCATGGACGTTCAGGGATTCGGACGCCAACGAGGCTTTACCGAGGTGTACCGGGGTCACGAATTCACCGTGAATTTGCTGCGGAAGATCGAGCTACAGATTGCCGTTAACGAAGATTTCGTGGAGCCGACCATCAACGCCATTATCGACGCGGCCCGAACCGGCAAGGATGGGGCGATCGGTGATGGCAAGATTTTCATCCTTCCGCTTGAGGATTGCATCCGAATTCGTACAGGAGAGTGTGGCCCCGAGGCGATCTGA
- a CDS encoding response regulator yields MTDRESPASDGPDAILLCQDLIFTSKITGTARELGYRVLLAGTAPLAESMLQQWEPRVVFVDLSHPHFAQSEVLLAYRNLAPEARFIAFGSHVDVQALSAARDVGCDPVLPRSKFTAELPALIQRYLGEES; encoded by the coding sequence ATGACTGATCGTGAATCACCTGCTTCGGATGGTCCTGATGCCATTTTGCTCTGTCAGGATCTGATCTTCACCAGCAAGATCACCGGGACGGCCCGCGAGCTGGGGTATCGCGTCCTGCTGGCCGGTACCGCCCCGCTCGCGGAGTCGATGTTGCAGCAGTGGGAACCGAGGGTTGTGTTCGTCGACCTCTCTCATCCGCACTTTGCCCAGTCGGAAGTCCTCCTGGCGTATCGAAACCTGGCGCCGGAAGCCCGATTCATTGCCTTCGGGTCACACGTTGACGTGCAGGCGCTCTCCGCGGCGCGGGATGTCGGTTGCGATCCGGTCCTTCCTCGCAGTAAATTTACGGCGGAATTACCGGCATTGATCCAGCGTTATCTCGGCGAGGAATCTTGA
- a CDS encoding alpha-1,4-glucan--maltose-1-phosphate maltosyltransferase translates to MTATLQSSPVGASRTRAPSRLIIEGVTPQIDAGRFPIKRTVGESVVVGADVFAEGHDILRVVLRFRFEGEPWSERPMTALGNDRWEAHFNVDRLGRYEYSIEAWVDRFSTWRDEISKKSAAGQDIGSELLEGAELIRLASERAEGHAIQWLSERAEAIRSPGDQVPRTSLALDPQLAELMERYDDRSGGASFEKTLGVVVDPPIARFGAWYEMFPRSASQEPGHHGTFRDVEARLPYVASMGFDVLYLPPIHPIGHSFRKGPNNTLTAGPDDPGSPWAIGSPEGGHTSIHPELGTIEDFDRLVAAAEARGIKIALDIAFQCSPDHPYVRDHPEWFRHRPDGTIKYAENPPKKYQDIYPLEFDGPEWQRLWEELRNVFLYWVEHGVTIFRVDNPHTKPFRFWDWCIAEVKERCPEAVFLSEAFTRPKMMKRLAKGGFTQSYTYFTWRNSKDDLTEYLTELTTTECREYMRPNFFANTPDILHEYLQTGGPAAFKTRLILAATLTSAYGIYGPPFEQCLGTPLRPGSEEYLDSEKFQVRHWNLNAPGNLSELIGNVNRIRKDHVALQSDGNLRFHPVDNESLLVYSKATPDRSDVILVVVNLDPYNTQSGWVDLSLDELGVFDGDTLTVHDLLSDTRYQWRGARNFVMLDPHRMPAHVFHVTR, encoded by the coding sequence ATGACAGCGACCCTCCAGAGTTCCCCAGTCGGTGCTTCTCGGACACGAGCCCCTTCGAGACTCATCATCGAAGGCGTGACACCGCAAATCGATGCCGGACGGTTCCCGATCAAGCGAACCGTAGGGGAATCGGTGGTCGTGGGGGCCGATGTCTTCGCCGAGGGACACGACATCCTTCGTGTCGTCCTTCGGTTTCGATTCGAAGGAGAGCCGTGGTCCGAGCGTCCCATGACGGCTCTGGGAAACGATCGATGGGAAGCCCACTTCAATGTGGATCGGCTTGGCCGATACGAATATTCGATCGAGGCATGGGTTGATCGTTTCTCGACCTGGCGCGATGAGATCTCCAAGAAAAGTGCGGCAGGTCAGGATATCGGAAGTGAATTGCTCGAAGGTGCCGAACTGATCCGGCTCGCCTCCGAACGCGCCGAGGGGCATGCGATTCAGTGGCTCTCGGAACGGGCCGAGGCCATTCGATCCCCCGGTGATCAGGTCCCTCGAACTTCCCTCGCGCTCGATCCTCAGCTTGCCGAGTTGATGGAACGGTACGACGATCGAAGTGGGGGTGCGAGTTTCGAGAAAACGCTGGGAGTCGTGGTTGATCCGCCCATCGCCCGGTTCGGTGCCTGGTACGAGATGTTCCCACGGTCTGCCTCCCAGGAACCTGGGCACCATGGCACCTTCCGCGACGTCGAGGCACGGCTGCCCTACGTGGCATCCATGGGATTTGACGTCTTATATCTTCCTCCCATCCATCCCATTGGCCACAGTTTCCGCAAGGGGCCCAACAACACCCTGACCGCCGGACCCGACGATCCTGGAAGTCCCTGGGCGATTGGGTCGCCGGAGGGTGGCCATACATCAATTCATCCTGAACTGGGAACGATCGAGGACTTCGATCGCCTCGTGGCTGCGGCAGAGGCCCGCGGCATCAAAATCGCGCTCGACATTGCGTTCCAATGTTCTCCGGACCATCCGTATGTTCGGGACCATCCCGAATGGTTCCGCCATCGCCCGGATGGAACGATCAAGTACGCGGAAAACCCACCGAAAAAGTACCAGGACATTTACCCCTTAGAATTTGATGGTCCCGAGTGGCAGCGTCTCTGGGAAGAATTACGGAATGTTTTTCTCTACTGGGTTGAACATGGAGTCACCATCTTCCGAGTGGACAACCCGCACACCAAGCCGTTTCGCTTCTGGGACTGGTGCATCGCCGAGGTCAAGGAGCGGTGCCCGGAAGCCGTCTTTCTGTCCGAAGCCTTCACCCGGCCGAAGATGATGAAACGGTTGGCCAAGGGTGGGTTCACGCAGAGTTACACCTACTTCACCTGGCGAAACTCCAAGGACGACTTGACTGAGTACCTGACCGAGCTGACGACGACCGAGTGTCGCGAGTACATGCGACCCAATTTTTTTGCCAACACCCCGGACATCCTTCACGAGTACCTGCAAACGGGGGGGCCTGCCGCCTTCAAAACCCGGCTCATCCTGGCCGCCACCCTCACTTCGGCCTACGGGATTTACGGTCCTCCCTTCGAGCAGTGTCTCGGCACTCCGTTACGTCCAGGTTCCGAGGAATACCTGGATTCGGAGAAATTCCAGGTACGGCACTGGAATCTGAACGCCCCTGGCAATCTCAGCGAACTGATCGGGAACGTCAATCGGATCCGGAAGGACCACGTCGCGCTCCAATCCGACGGGAATCTCAGATTCCACCCTGTCGATAACGAATCGTTACTGGTCTACAGCAAGGCGACCCCCGACCGATCAGACGTCATCCTGGTGGTGGTCAACCTCGACCCCTACAATACCCAGTCCGGCTGGGTCGATCTCTCGCTCGATGAACTTGGAGTCTTTGATGGGGACACGCTCACCGTCCATGACCTGCTTAGCGACACTCGGTATCAATGGCGCGGGGCTCGAAATTTCGTCATGCTGGATCCGCACCGCATGCCGGCTCATGTCTTCCATGTGACCCGCTGA
- a CDS encoding sigma-70 family RNA polymerase sigma factor produces MSTRSARREVISRTPLQIYLQDINETALLTADQERSLALRIAEGDREAREHMVKANLRLVVNIARGYLGKGLSLEDLIEEGNLGLLRAVEGFDCSMDTRFSTYASYWIKQSIRRAVMNNGKPIRLPAYMVNLLAKWRRASMDLGDRMGRVPTPDEVGMELKLSTKKLNIVKKALHANSLTPQPEAAGDDGLAIDSVLTDERARAPEDLLIEADDLERTLNGIEQLDDRERTVLRMRFGLDPYLPMTLREVGESLGLTRERVRQLEAQALAKLSLALGGVDRHQHLRR; encoded by the coding sequence ATGTCGACCCGCTCCGCGCGCCGGGAAGTGATCTCCCGGACCCCGCTACAAATCTATTTACAGGACATCAATGAAACCGCGTTGCTGACGGCCGACCAGGAACGATCGCTTGCGCTCCGGATCGCCGAGGGGGATCGGGAAGCCCGAGAGCACATGGTCAAGGCGAACCTTCGGCTCGTCGTCAACATTGCTCGGGGATACCTGGGCAAGGGGTTGAGTCTTGAAGATCTGATCGAAGAGGGGAACCTCGGCCTGCTCCGAGCGGTGGAAGGGTTCGACTGCTCGATGGACACGCGATTCAGTACCTATGCCAGTTACTGGATCAAGCAATCGATCCGGCGAGCGGTGATGAACAACGGGAAACCCATCCGGCTCCCGGCCTACATGGTCAACCTGCTGGCCAAATGGCGTCGAGCCTCGATGGACCTGGGAGATCGAATGGGTCGAGTCCCGACCCCTGATGAAGTCGGGATGGAGCTGAAGCTCTCGACCAAGAAACTGAACATCGTGAAGAAGGCGCTCCACGCCAACAGCTTGACCCCGCAGCCGGAGGCCGCGGGAGACGATGGCCTGGCGATCGATAGCGTCTTGACCGACGAGCGCGCCCGAGCCCCGGAAGACCTGTTGATCGAGGCCGACGACCTGGAACGCACGCTCAACGGGATTGAACAGCTCGACGATCGGGAACGCACGGTCCTTCGGATGCGGTTCGGGCTTGATCCCTATCTGCCGATGACCCTCAGGGAGGTAGGAGAATCGCTCGGCCTGACCCGAGAACGCGTTCGGCAGCTCGAAGCTCAGGCACTCGCCAAGCTGAGCCTCGCGCTTGGCGGAGTGGATCGGCATCAGCATCTCCGCCGGTAA